One window from the genome of Echinicola vietnamensis DSM 17526 encodes:
- a CDS encoding SusD/RagB family nutrient-binding outer membrane lipoprotein, whose amino-acid sequence MKKLKLIYGAILAALLGACTSGFEQTNTNPNLISEISPGALLNEIIYNQTSNNLRNHYFVNCELMQVQLPYPKYYGGVQRYEILESTGASQWNSSYKWLKNIREMILASEQANANNYKAIGLTLKAWIYSNLTDNFGSVPFSEASQSESGILQPKYDSQEAIYTQILADLEEANQLYDHNVTMVYGTDILFGNDSRLWQKFTNSLRLRLLLRISGVDSSVYQRMVDIINDPANAPIMENLEESAVLQITGVTPNLSPWSRALDFSNQHAVGKFFIDILNELEDPRRPVYVTPAKDLDNNPVGYEGIPSGYDEQSFDYSPSYMNNEQVVAPMIAPIMSFSEVAFIKAELAQKGYLASSAEELYQQGIDAALELWTGETAPDGYFEKPLAQYDGTLERIILHKYLGLYFTDYQQWSEYRRTGFPKLPTTESMLNEGVLPSRLMYPSDQQTYNPQHYKAALEVMGGDDINFKAWWDVD is encoded by the coding sequence ATGAAAAAACTCAAATTGATATACGGAGCGATCCTGGCCGCACTTCTTGGGGCATGTACCTCGGGCTTCGAGCAGACCAATACCAATCCCAACCTGATCAGTGAGATCAGTCCCGGGGCGCTTCTAAACGAGATAATTTATAATCAGACTTCCAATAACCTTCGTAACCACTATTTTGTGAATTGTGAATTGATGCAGGTCCAATTGCCCTATCCCAAGTATTATGGAGGTGTGCAGCGCTATGAAATTCTGGAATCCACAGGCGCTTCCCAATGGAACAGTTCTTATAAATGGCTGAAAAATATTCGTGAAATGATCCTAGCCTCCGAGCAGGCCAATGCCAATAATTATAAGGCCATTGGCCTGACGCTCAAGGCTTGGATTTATTCCAATTTGACAGACAATTTTGGTAGTGTTCCTTTTTCTGAAGCATCCCAGTCAGAATCTGGGATATTGCAACCAAAATATGATAGTCAAGAAGCAATATATACGCAGATTTTGGCAGACTTGGAAGAGGCCAATCAGCTATACGACCATAACGTTACCATGGTCTATGGTACTGATATCTTGTTTGGAAATGATTCTCGTCTCTGGCAAAAGTTCACGAATTCGTTACGATTGAGGCTGTTGCTGAGGATATCGGGGGTTGATTCCAGTGTTTATCAAAGGATGGTAGATATTATCAATGATCCGGCAAATGCTCCGATCATGGAAAATCTCGAAGAGAGTGCCGTCCTTCAGATTACGGGAGTTACGCCCAACTTGTCCCCATGGTCCAGGGCCTTGGATTTTAGCAATCAGCATGCAGTAGGAAAGTTTTTTATAGATATTCTCAACGAATTAGAGGATCCAAGGAGGCCGGTGTACGTCACCCCAGCCAAGGATTTGGACAATAATCCCGTTGGTTATGAAGGAATTCCCAGCGGATATGATGAGCAAAGCTTCGATTATTCCCCTTCCTATATGAACAACGAACAGGTGGTCGCGCCGATGATAGCCCCGATCATGTCCTTTAGCGAAGTGGCCTTTATCAAGGCTGAACTGGCGCAAAAGGGATACCTTGCATCCAGTGCTGAGGAATTGTATCAGCAGGGCATTGATGCGGCCTTGGAGCTATGGACGGGGGAGACTGCTCCTGACGGGTACTTTGAGAAGCCGCTGGCCCAGTATGACGGAACTCTTGAACGGATCATTCTCCATAAATACCTAGGGCTTTATTTTACCGATTACCAGCAATGGTCTGAATACAGGAGAACTGGGTTTCCAAAGTTGCCCACGACGGAATCCATGCTCAATGAAGGTGTCCTGCCTAGTCGACTGATGTATCCATCAGACCAACAAACTTACAACCCGCAACATTATAAGGCGGCACTGGAAGTGATGGGAGGTGATGATATCAATTTCAAAGCTTGGTGGGACGTCGATTGA
- a CDS encoding SusC/RagA family TonB-linked outer membrane protein, whose protein sequence is MKEKYQLHIFGSGPKLLRIWFVSVVLCAIIYPVWAKSTGSGKSLKNVSIMLQEQNYSLEGFFRTIEEKTEFKFAYANEHLDLNDTFSLRPGRHDLKSLLEHLSYSKHLRFERIDKNIVVRKQRKDTFVQGGTAQVVKKVSGSVLDEKGEPLPGATILAKGSSTGTVTDMDGKFSLEVPDDIQSILVSFIGYETKEVSIDGTAVLDIRLIPSESSLNEVIVTALGIRRNENEVGYAEQTVDSELLSTAMAPNWSNGLQGKIAGLNIISGGTGPINSQSIQLRGATSLAPGGNNALIVVDGVPMNQHATAFGDGVDAGYGTEAPVDYGNAISELNQDDIESVTVLKGPAAAALYGSRAGNGALIITTKSGRKGQRLGVSVSSTAIFDVPTNWPNYQYQYGAGNYAVRNDEGEQFYSYGNSEDGISTNVPQAWGAKFDGQYFYQYDPATQAQGSERTLWRPYENNMKDFYNTGTTFINSVALEGGDDKGAMRLNLTHADNKYLVPNTGYDKNSISLNANYQVSERIKVSTVLNYNQRTSDNLPGFGLSNGSLGYFMMFLMPNVDIDWYRPIWQNGQENLQQLNPFSQWSSNPYFLSYVDLNKLKSNQIVGNVSADIKLTDHLSVMGRLSLNSLSQLRESERGYSSKKHPRGYYGRQDISNQEINADFLLTYKNTISEIIDYEVRAGGNRMSMVNRNVMSSVDALISPGVYNLSNGVNLPLVETRDALKDINSLYGMATFSWKDNIIVDVTGRNDWSSTLPEENNSYFYPSISSSFLVSNMFQLPEKISFLKYRVSYAQVGSDANPYQTSKYYAQSSFPSSAIVPGALFNTHLKPEITSGFETGFLFKMFENRLGVDFTYYASTTKNQILTLPSDIAAGYSSRVINAGEVRNRGVELILTATPIFNKDFKWDITGNWSMNRNEILTLTDNLERQTLARVWQGYMIATVGGTTSDIYGTKFVRDPAGNIVYSNGVPTRTSTQEYIGNAAPDWKYGLTNTFVYKNFRASLTVDGQMGGLIYSGTYNRASWAGTTTNTIPGREEGFIVGDGVVQNEDGSYSSNTVEADPQAYYVQRHQTTEPGVFDATFLKIRELTFNYNFPNKLTQPLGIYNLSLGVYGRNLAVFDKFPMWDPEAGTMNSNGFVPSMEVTPMPFSASYGCNVKLKF, encoded by the coding sequence ATGAAAGAAAAATACCAGTTGCACATCTTTGGGAGTGGGCCTAAGCTGCTAAGGATATGGTTTGTCAGTGTCGTGCTATGTGCCATCATCTATCCAGTCTGGGCGAAGTCTACCGGCTCTGGAAAGTCGCTGAAGAACGTATCTATCATGCTTCAAGAGCAAAACTATAGCTTGGAAGGCTTTTTTAGAACCATTGAAGAGAAGACAGAATTTAAATTTGCCTATGCCAATGAACACTTGGATTTGAACGACACCTTTTCGCTTCGGCCGGGCAGACATGACCTGAAATCACTTCTTGAGCATCTCTCCTACAGCAAGCACCTGCGATTTGAGCGCATTGACAAAAATATTGTGGTCAGAAAGCAACGGAAAGATACGTTTGTCCAAGGAGGGACTGCACAAGTGGTCAAGAAAGTCAGTGGGTCGGTTTTGGATGAGAAAGGGGAGCCCTTACCAGGGGCAACCATATTGGCCAAGGGATCCAGCACAGGTACCGTCACAGATATGGATGGTAAGTTCTCACTGGAAGTCCCCGATGATATCCAATCCATTTTGGTTTCCTTTATCGGCTACGAGACCAAGGAGGTAAGCATTGACGGGACGGCAGTGTTGGATATTCGGTTGATCCCGTCGGAAAGTTCCCTGAACGAGGTTATCGTCACGGCCTTGGGTATCCGAAGGAATGAAAACGAAGTAGGTTATGCCGAGCAAACGGTGGATTCGGAACTTCTGTCCACTGCTATGGCGCCCAATTGGTCCAATGGACTGCAAGGAAAAATAGCGGGATTGAACATTATCTCGGGTGGTACGGGGCCGATAAATTCACAAAGTATTCAGCTAAGGGGAGCCACTTCCCTGGCACCTGGTGGAAACAATGCACTGATCGTGGTAGATGGTGTTCCCATGAACCAGCACGCCACGGCTTTCGGAGACGGTGTGGATGCGGGTTATGGTACGGAGGCGCCCGTGGACTATGGCAACGCAATCTCTGAGCTCAACCAGGATGATATCGAGAGTGTGACGGTGTTGAAAGGTCCAGCCGCCGCAGCGCTTTATGGTTCAAGGGCCGGCAATGGAGCCTTGATCATTACGACTAAGTCTGGAAGGAAAGGTCAAAGATTGGGGGTTTCTGTAAGTTCTACGGCGATTTTCGATGTGCCTACCAACTGGCCAAATTATCAGTATCAATATGGGGCTGGCAATTATGCGGTGAGAAATGACGAAGGGGAGCAATTTTACTCCTATGGAAATTCTGAAGATGGCATTTCTACCAATGTGCCACAAGCTTGGGGAGCAAAATTCGACGGGCAGTATTTCTATCAATATGATCCAGCCACCCAAGCTCAAGGTAGTGAACGCACCCTTTGGAGGCCGTATGAAAACAACATGAAGGATTTCTATAATACCGGTACCACCTTCATTAATTCGGTGGCCTTGGAAGGCGGTGACGATAAGGGAGCTATGAGATTGAACCTAACCCATGCCGACAATAAATACTTGGTCCCCAATACCGGTTATGATAAAAACAGTATTTCCTTGAATGCCAACTACCAAGTTTCCGAAAGGATCAAAGTTTCCACAGTACTGAATTATAACCAGCGGACATCGGACAACCTCCCGGGCTTCGGACTGAGCAATGGCTCGCTGGGATACTTCATGATGTTCTTGATGCCCAATGTGGACATCGATTGGTACCGGCCTATCTGGCAAAATGGACAAGAAAACTTGCAACAGCTCAATCCATTTTCTCAATGGTCCAGCAACCCCTATTTTTTGTCTTATGTGGACTTGAACAAATTGAAGAGCAACCAGATCGTAGGAAATGTCAGTGCGGATATCAAGTTGACGGATCACTTGAGTGTGATGGGAAGGCTTTCGTTGAATTCCCTTTCGCAATTGAGGGAGAGTGAAAGAGGGTACTCCAGTAAAAAGCACCCTAGGGGCTACTACGGAAGGCAGGACATTTCCAACCAGGAAATTAACGCGGATTTCTTGCTTACCTATAAGAATACTATTTCGGAAATAATCGATTATGAAGTGAGGGCAGGTGGCAATAGGATGTCGATGGTCAATAGAAACGTAATGTCTTCTGTGGATGCCTTGATCAGCCCCGGAGTATATAATCTGTCCAACGGCGTGAACCTTCCTTTGGTAGAGACAAGAGATGCCCTAAAGGACATCAATAGCCTTTATGGAATGGCTACATTTTCTTGGAAAGATAATATCATCGTGGATGTAACCGGACGAAATGATTGGTCCAGTACTCTTCCTGAGGAAAACAACTCCTATTTCTATCCATCGATCAGTTCGAGTTTTTTGGTCTCCAATATGTTCCAGCTTCCTGAGAAGATCAGCTTTCTCAAATATCGTGTTTCCTATGCCCAGGTAGGTTCTGATGCTAACCCATATCAGACTTCAAAATATTATGCTCAGAGTAGCTTCCCCAGTTCTGCCATTGTACCGGGAGCATTGTTCAATACCCATCTTAAGCCCGAGATCACTTCAGGGTTTGAGACTGGATTTCTCTTTAAGATGTTTGAAAATAGGCTGGGGGTTGATTTTACCTATTATGCCTCCACTACCAAAAACCAAATTCTTACCCTTCCATCGGATATTGCGGCAGGATATAGCAGTCGTGTGATCAATGCAGGTGAAGTAAGAAATCGCGGGGTAGAACTGATCCTGACGGCGACACCCATATTCAATAAGGACTTTAAATGGGACATTACCGGTAATTGGTCCATGAACAGAAACGAGATCCTTACCTTGACGGATAATTTGGAGCGTCAGACTCTTGCCCGGGTTTGGCAGGGATACATGATTGCCACGGTAGGCGGCACCACTTCCGATATCTACGGCACCAAATTCGTTAGAGATCCTGCGGGAAACATCGTCTATAGCAATGGTGTACCTACGCGCACCAGTACGCAAGAGTATATTGGCAACGCTGCCCCTGATTGGAAATATGGCTTGACCAATACGTTTGTCTATAAGAATTTCCGTGCCAGCTTAACAGTGGATGGACAAATGGGAGGGTTGATCTATTCGGGAACTTATAATCGCGCCTCTTGGGCGGGTACCACTACCAATACCATCCCTGGTAGGGAAGAAGGCTTTATCGTCGGTGATGGGGTGGTCCAAAATGAAGACGGCAGCTATTCCTCCAATACGGTTGAGGCTGATCCCCAAGCCTATTATGTTCAGAGGCACCAGACCACTGAGCCAGGCGTTTTCGATGCGACATTCCTAAAAATCAGGGAGCTTACCTTTAATTATAACTTTCCCAATAAATTGACTCAACCGCTGGGGATTTATAATCTGTCGCTGGGCGTCTATGGAAGAAATCTGGCGGTATTTGACAAGTTTCCCATGTGGGATCCTGAGGCAGGGACAATGAACAGCAACGGTTTCGTGCCAAGCATGGAAGTGACGCCGATGCCATTTTCGGCCTCATACGGCTGCAATGTCAAGCTTAAGTTTTAA
- a CDS encoding FecR family protein has product MEIRRLQYLLGKIHELDQAEKEELDNWYRSFDKKPDDDHLREITENPYSTRDSIYRKWQGNIKSSIKTRRLWRYGVAASLACILAIGAFLLLDQKNTVNHEHELSAGIGEHKYLELEDGTEVWLNAMSTLTYPMDFSKSERVVKLTGEAYFKVKRDSARPFKVVTGAMTTRVLGTEFNVSAYDDEAHKSVALVKGAVKLSSGGSESILVPGQKAILEIGAADFEVLAFDKIVERGWLSGRLVFDGTPLGEIANTLRRSFGVEIQFADQAFSAYEFTGKFKDEELSIILTAIARAHELKFRTVAEQRIEFYK; this is encoded by the coding sequence ATGGAAATAAGACGATTACAATATCTATTGGGCAAAATCCATGAATTGGATCAAGCGGAAAAAGAAGAGTTGGACAATTGGTACCGATCTTTTGACAAAAAGCCCGATGATGATCATTTACGGGAAATAACGGAGAATCCATACTCTACTAGAGATAGCATCTACAGAAAGTGGCAAGGAAATATCAAGTCAAGCATCAAGACCAGAAGATTGTGGCGCTATGGTGTGGCTGCTTCCTTGGCATGTATTCTAGCCATTGGAGCCTTTCTCCTGTTGGACCAAAAAAATACTGTAAACCATGAACATGAGCTGTCGGCGGGGATTGGTGAGCATAAGTATTTGGAGTTGGAAGATGGCACCGAGGTATGGCTGAATGCCATGAGTACCTTGACGTATCCTATGGATTTCTCGAAAAGTGAACGTGTGGTGAAGTTGACTGGAGAGGCCTATTTCAAGGTGAAGCGAGATTCGGCCCGGCCTTTTAAGGTGGTCACGGGAGCTATGACTACACGGGTGCTGGGAACGGAATTTAATGTCAGTGCCTATGATGACGAAGCCCATAAGTCCGTAGCCCTGGTGAAGGGGGCCGTAAAGCTGTCGTCTGGAGGAAGTGAATCCATTTTGGTTCCTGGTCAGAAGGCCATTTTGGAAATAGGAGCGGCGGACTTTGAGGTGTTGGCATTTGATAAGATTGTTGAAAGAGGTTGGTTAAGCGGACGGCTTGTTTTCGATGGTACTCCATTAGGTGAGATTGCCAACACGTTGCGACGATCATTCGGCGTAGAAATACAGTTTGCAGACCAAGCTTTTTCGGCGTATGAATTTACAGGAAAGTTTAAGGATGAAGAGTTATCGATCATTTTGACTGCTATAGCCAGGGCCCATGAACTGAAATTTCGGACTGTAGCAGAACAAAGGATTGAGTTTTATAAATGA
- a CDS encoding RNA polymerase sigma-70 factor, whose translation MSIDAADVLAKLRHGDSEAFNAVYALYWKKLYFHAYKRVGTAELAEDMVQDVFFQFWLKRASLVITKSIESYLMGMLKNKILMHFREKYAASEKYDELVRHLSVHDSDTERRIDYGDLLSHVDELIERLPEQSKHVFRLSRKEFLSNMEIADRLQISVKTVEYHIHYSLTYLRDHCPDYVLTMVFSSFLFA comes from the coding sequence ATGTCAATTGATGCTGCTGATGTACTGGCCAAACTGCGGCATGGGGATAGTGAAGCTTTCAATGCGGTGTATGCGCTCTATTGGAAAAAACTCTATTTTCATGCCTACAAAAGGGTGGGGACGGCTGAATTGGCAGAGGACATGGTGCAGGATGTGTTTTTTCAATTTTGGCTGAAAAGGGCAAGCCTAGTGATCACTAAGTCCATTGAATCCTATCTGATGGGGATGCTCAAAAACAAGATTCTCATGCACTTCAGGGAGAAATACGCTGCCAGCGAAAAATATGATGAGCTTGTTCGTCATTTGAGCGTTCATGACAGCGACACCGAACGTCGAATAGATTACGGTGATTTGCTTTCCCATGTCGATGAACTGATCGAACGCCTGCCTGAGCAGTCCAAACATGTGTTCCGGTTGAGTCGCAAGGAATTTTTGAGCAATATGGAAATTGCCGACAGGCTGCAGATTTCTGTCAAGACCGTTGAATACCACATCCACTATTCCCTGACCTATTTGCGGGATCATTGTCCGGACTATGTATTGACCATGGTCTTTTCGTCTTTTTTATTCGCTTGA
- a CDS encoding tetratricopeptide repeat protein, whose protein sequence is MISLLRIVISIFFLAVTFVPKTLAQIPRQLDQKLAAAQELAKRNPELAFLTATEVYEQSLPQELDSITGKSQLVRGKILFQFGLYQPAAEAFYEAEHLFEHLRRPYYLAQVNNALGEVYYKIKTPEDALSRHEKALELFKGIDHGEGEAETKGFIGSMYEKMRNYPKALAYQREALGLFEDLGLKGHLAFVRENIGSIHEDLEQFDSAYVNFQKAYLLNSEVGDSLRLVGTLNNLGDVFRKTREPEKGLDYSKKAAEMSARLGFLDAQNSAIVDISKAYAGMGDYSNAYRYLEQSRQLSEVVYSEESARQIAIQEAQNQLYTKNQQISQLEQMREFDTLVKWLLVFLVLLLCVLGWVIFNRQKLKIRSNKELLQQQQEILQVKERLIATEKENRQLLELKIKTEDRAHSKSLTAQTLHLIDKNQMLEGIQVKLKHILEENPKDQKKKIRNLIKEIDFNFSHDTDWDDFKNNFEKVHQDFFKNLQRQTAGLTPAEMKLASLMRLNLSSKEIASTLGISLDSLRIARYRLRKKLQLEKGESLQQFILCI, encoded by the coding sequence ATGATATCACTGCTGAGAATCGTTATTTCCATCTTTTTTCTTGCTGTCACTTTTGTCCCGAAAACCCTCGCCCAAATTCCGAGGCAACTTGACCAAAAGCTGGCTGCTGCCCAAGAACTTGCCAAGCGCAATCCCGAACTGGCCTTTCTGACCGCCACGGAAGTCTATGAACAAAGCTTGCCACAGGAGCTGGACAGTATCACGGGCAAATCGCAATTGGTCCGGGGAAAGATCCTTTTCCAGTTTGGACTATACCAGCCTGCCGCAGAGGCTTTCTATGAAGCCGAACACCTCTTCGAACACCTCCGTCGGCCCTACTACCTGGCACAGGTGAACAATGCCCTTGGAGAAGTGTATTATAAAATCAAAACTCCTGAAGATGCCCTTTCCCGCCATGAAAAGGCCTTGGAGCTCTTCAAGGGCATCGACCATGGTGAAGGTGAAGCGGAGACCAAAGGCTTTATTGGAAGCATGTACGAAAAAATGCGAAACTATCCGAAAGCCCTGGCTTACCAGCGTGAGGCCTTGGGACTTTTTGAGGACTTGGGGCTCAAGGGGCACTTGGCCTTTGTCCGCGAAAATATCGGAAGCATCCACGAAGACCTGGAGCAGTTTGATTCTGCTTATGTCAATTTCCAAAAGGCCTACCTGCTGAATTCCGAGGTGGGTGACAGTCTCCGGCTGGTGGGCACCCTGAACAACCTGGGTGATGTATTCCGCAAAACCCGCGAGCCGGAAAAAGGCCTGGACTACTCCAAAAAGGCCGCCGAAATGAGCGCCCGTCTGGGCTTTCTGGATGCCCAGAACAGTGCCATCGTGGACATCTCAAAAGCTTATGCCGGAATGGGCGATTACAGCAATGCCTACAGGTACCTGGAACAAAGCCGCCAGCTGAGCGAAGTGGTCTATTCCGAAGAGTCGGCCAGACAAATCGCCATTCAAGAAGCCCAAAACCAACTCTATACCAAAAACCAACAAATCAGCCAATTGGAACAAATGCGGGAATTCGACACCCTCGTAAAATGGCTCTTGGTATTTCTGGTCCTCCTCCTGTGTGTGCTGGGCTGGGTGATTTTCAACAGGCAAAAGCTGAAAATCAGGAGCAATAAGGAATTGCTGCAACAGCAGCAGGAAATCCTGCAGGTCAAGGAGCGGCTAATTGCCACGGAAAAGGAAAACCGACAATTGCTGGAACTCAAAATCAAAACCGAGGACCGGGCCCATTCAAAATCCCTGACGGCCCAAACCCTCCACCTGATCGACAAAAACCAAATGCTCGAAGGCATTCAAGTGAAGCTTAAACATATCCTGGAAGAAAACCCCAAAGACCAAAAGAAAAAAATCAGGAACCTGATCAAGGAAATCGATTTTAATTTCTCGCACGATACCGACTGGGATGACTTCAAAAACAACTTTGAAAAAGTCCACCAGGATTTCTTCAAAAACCTCCAGCGCCAAACCGCAGGATTGACCCCGGCAGAAATGAAACTGGCCAGCCTCATGCGCCTAAACCTGAGCTCAAAGGAAATTGCCTCCACCCTCGGCATTTCACTGGACAGCCTCAGGATTGCCCGCTACCGGCTCCGTAAAAAACTCCAGCTCGAAAAAGGAGAAAGTTTACAGCAATTTATCCTTTGTATATAG